From Woronichinia naegeliana WA131, the proteins below share one genomic window:
- a CDS encoding IS630 family transposase yields MIKLEFTEEDKRLLSYGRFNHPHPRVQLKMEVLWLKSQGLSHQKIAQFAGVSVNTVTSYIRDYQEGGIEKLKEIKFNRPKSELTEHQGTIEAYFESNPPARINEAVKRIEELTGIKRSPTQVRKFLKSIGMRCLKVGTIPSKADVEAQDSYREKELEPRLEEAKAGKRAVFFVDASHFVMGAFVNFIWCFKRIFIKSPSGRKRFNVLGALNAITHEVIMVTNSSYITGTQVCELLEKIAELGLLIPITLVLDNARYQKCRIVQELAESLGIELLYLPPYSPNLNLIERLWKFVKKKCLYAKYYEDFTQFSAAISGCLEDANVKYKEELDSLLTLRFQRFDKSQIMNV; encoded by the coding sequence ATGATTAAGTTAGAATTTACGGAAGAAGACAAAAGACTGTTGTCTTACGGTCGGTTTAATCACCCGCATCCTAGAGTACAGCTAAAGATGGAAGTTTTATGGTTAAAAAGTCAGGGATTATCTCATCAAAAAATTGCTCAATTCGCAGGAGTTTCAGTAAATACGGTGACAAGCTATATCCGTGATTATCAAGAGGGCGGGATAGAAAAACTAAAAGAAATAAAATTTAATCGCCCGAAAAGCGAGTTAACAGAGCATCAAGGGACAATTGAGGCATATTTTGAGTCAAATCCACCAGCAAGAATAAATGAAGCAGTAAAAAGAATAGAAGAATTAACGGGAATAAAAAGAAGTCCAACGCAAGTCAGAAAATTTTTAAAGTCAATAGGAATGAGGTGTCTAAAGGTGGGAACAATTCCATCAAAAGCAGATGTAGAAGCTCAGGATAGCTATAGAGAAAAAGAGCTAGAACCAAGGCTAGAAGAGGCAAAAGCAGGAAAAAGGGCAGTTTTTTTTGTAGATGCCTCTCATTTTGTAATGGGAGCATTTGTAAATTTTATATGGTGCTTCAAAAGGATTTTTATTAAGTCACCATCAGGGAGAAAACGTTTTAATGTGTTAGGAGCATTAAATGCAATTACCCATGAAGTAATTATGGTAACGAACAGTTCTTATATTACGGGAACTCAGGTTTGTGAACTCCTAGAAAAGATAGCAGAATTAGGACTATTAATACCGATTACGTTGGTATTAGACAATGCTCGTTATCAAAAATGCCGAATTGTGCAGGAGTTGGCAGAATCATTAGGAATAGAGTTACTGTACTTACCTCCTTATTCTCCTAACTTGAATTTAATTGAAAGACTGTGGAAGTTTGTGAAGAAGAAGTGTTTATACGCAAAATATTATGAAGATTTTACGCAGTTTTCTGCAGCAATTTCAGGATGTCTTGAAGATGCTAACGTAAAATATAAGGAGGAGCTTGATTCTTTGCTCACCTTACGATTTCAACGCTTTGATAAATCTCAGATTATGAACGTTTGA
- a CDS encoding YvcK family protein, whose product MSTSPLKSLLRRLNAEKRKWGASVSQRTPQRVNSWFKWLSPGLFVKRWLLISSIGLSMTFLGLAIWIKLTPIFRIGEFVSQTLEWLTHLFPSYISGPVLLALGIFFVLWGQSRTVGAITEVLQPEGSQDLVDVLINHRRLNRGPKIVAIGGGTGLSTLLRGLKLYSSNITAIVTVADDGGSSGRLRREIGVLPPGDIRNCIASLADEEKLLTELFQYRFQAGDGLTGHSFGNLFLTAMTEITGDLEQAIAASSKVLAIQGKVFPATLTDVRLWAELEDGRYIEGESLITEAGGKIKHFGCHPPNPPALPAAIRAIEEADYIIIGPGSLYTSVIPNLLVPDIQAAIAGADVPRIYICNIMTQPGETDGYSVSDHLKKIDEMSEYRLFDAVLVQRTPPSPPALKHYAEENCHPVYIDREEIAALGCRIVIANVMEESETGRVRHDPFRLARVLLRWYSGQ is encoded by the coding sequence ATGTCCACCAGTCCCTTAAAGTCCCTTCTACGCCGACTCAATGCCGAGAAACGCAAATGGGGAGCCAGTGTTAGTCAGCGAACTCCCCAACGAGTCAATAGCTGGTTTAAATGGTTGTCACCTGGGCTATTTGTGAAGCGTTGGTTGTTGATTAGCTCGATTGGGCTAAGTATGACCTTTTTGGGTTTAGCTATTTGGATCAAGTTAACGCCGATCTTTCGCATTGGAGAATTTGTCTCCCAGACCTTGGAATGGTTAACCCATCTTTTCCCTAGTTATATTTCTGGCCCTGTTCTATTAGCCTTGGGGATCTTTTTTGTCCTCTGGGGTCAGAGCCGCACTGTCGGAGCGATTACCGAGGTGTTACAGCCGGAGGGGAGTCAAGATTTAGTGGATGTTTTAATTAATCATCGTCGTCTTAACCGTGGCCCCAAGATTGTGGCGATCGGTGGTGGGACAGGACTTTCAACCTTGTTACGGGGCTTAAAACTCTACAGTTCCAATATTACGGCGATTGTCACGGTGGCGGATGATGGGGGATCTTCGGGACGGCTACGGCGAGAAATTGGGGTTTTACCGCCTGGGGATATTCGTAACTGTATTGCCTCTTTAGCGGATGAGGAAAAGCTGTTAACAGAATTATTTCAGTATCGTTTTCAGGCGGGGGATGGTTTGACAGGCCACAGTTTTGGCAATCTCTTTCTCACAGCCATGACAGAAATTACGGGAGATCTCGAACAAGCGATCGCCGCCAGTTCTAAGGTGTTAGCCATTCAGGGTAAGGTTTTCCCTGCGACGCTTACGGATGTCAGGCTCTGGGCGGAGTTAGAGGATGGTCGCTATATTGAAGGGGAATCTCTGATCACTGAAGCGGGGGGAAAAATTAAGCATTTTGGGTGTCATCCCCCCAATCCACCTGCTTTGCCGGCGGCTATTCGTGCTATTGAGGAAGCAGACTATATTATTATTGGGCCGGGTAGCCTCTATACCAGTGTGATCCCGAATCTGCTAGTTCCTGATATTCAAGCCGCGATCGCCGGAGCCGATGTACCCCGCATTTATATCTGCAATATTATGACCCAGCCCGGAGAAACTGATGGTTATAGTGTTTCAGACCATTTAAAAAAAATTGATGAGATGTCAGAATATCGCCTCTTCGATGCCGTCTTGGTGCAACGAACGCCCCCTTCTCCCCCAGCCCTCAAACATTATGCCGAAGAAAATTGTCATCCCGTCTATATAGATCGAGAGGAAATTGCGGCTCTTGGTTGTCGTATTGTCATTGCCAATGTGATGGAGGAAAGTGAAACAGGACGAGTACGCCATGATCCCTTTCGACTAGCACGAGTATTATTACGTTGGTATAGTGGTCAATAA
- a CDS encoding transposase has translation MLEWWTKNFASCELGDERLNNRAFSIGKKLSEGFGKALSEVFKGGNELKRAYEFLGIRKQTLSR, from the coding sequence ATGTTGGAATGGTGGACAAAAAACTTTGCCAGTTGTGAATTGGGAGACGAGAGGCTAAACAATCGTGCCTTCTCGATTGGGAAAAAGTTAAGTGAGGGGTTTGGAAAAGCCTTATCAGAAGTGTTTAAGGGAGGAAACGAGTTAAAGAGGGCCTATGAATTTTTGGGAATCCGAAAACAGACTTTGTCAAGATAA
- a CDS encoding ISNCY family transposase: MGFLKAYEILRGNLLVAMDGTNYYSSEKVNCPCCSTKTSKQGKVTYFHQALLPVIVSPDHESVFSLPPEFITPQDGSEKQDCEQNAAKRWISSNHASLFAGQKITLLGDDLYSRQPTCQHCLDHDFNFIFVCLPTSHPTLYEWLNYLEANGEVKTTQHRRWNGKYFEIWHCRYLNQIPLRDQQPALLVNWCELKIHRESDAQLLYHNSWITNHFLTPYIVLDVCRAGRTRWRTENENHNILKNRGYHLEHNFGHGKQHLASVLLTLNLLAFLLHTVLGLVDERYQRIRVQRGTRKGFFQDILSLTKYLFFESWHHLLDFMLDDSVSLAVSNSS; encoded by the coding sequence ATGGGATTCTTGAAAGCCTATGAAATATTGAGGGGAAATCTTCTAGTAGCAATGGATGGGACAAATTACTACAGTTCGGAAAAAGTAAATTGTCCATGCTGTTCAACCAAAACGTCAAAACAGGGAAAAGTCACCTACTTCCATCAGGCATTATTGCCCGTGATTGTTTCCCCAGACCATGAATCAGTTTTTTCCTTACCCCCTGAATTTATTACCCCTCAAGACGGGTCTGAAAAGCAAGATTGTGAGCAAAATGCGGCGAAACGTTGGATAAGTAGTAACCATGCTAGTTTGTTTGCGGGACAGAAGATAACTCTGCTAGGGGATGACTTGTACAGTCGTCAGCCCACTTGTCAGCACTGTCTCGACCACGATTTCAACTTTATCTTCGTCTGTTTACCGACTTCTCATCCCACACTCTACGAATGGTTAAACTATTTAGAAGCTAATGGAGAAGTCAAAACCACTCAACACCGACGTTGGAATGGGAAGTATTTCGAGATTTGGCACTGCCGTTATCTCAATCAGATTCCCCTGCGAGACCAACAGCCTGCTTTGTTGGTTAACTGGTGTGAGCTAAAAATCCACCGCGAATCCGATGCTCAACTTCTTTATCACAATAGTTGGATTACCAATCATTTTCTCACCCCTTACATCGTTCTTGATGTCTGTCGTGCTGGACGGACTCGTTGGCGTACTGAGAACGAGAATCACAATATTCTCAAAAATCGAGGCTATCACTTAGAGCATAATTTTGGGCATGGTAAACAACACCTCGCCTCTGTTTTGCTTACCCTGAATTTGCTGGCTTTTCTCTTGCACACGGTTTTAGGTTTGGTTGATGAACGTTACCAGAGAATTCGCGTCCAACGCGGCACTCGTAAGGGATTCTTTCAAGATATTCTCTCTTTGACCAAATATCTGTTCTTTGAAAGCTGGCATCATCTTTTAGATTTTATGCTTGATGACTCAGTTTCTCTCGCTGTCTCGAATTCTTCCTAG
- a CDS encoding IS66 family transposase translates to MPVLKPQVTEYRLHSLECEHCGSKSRGKLPAGVTEKSYGARLAALVGVLSVEARQSHRQIQGLLREVFGIEIGRGTINNIRQEVSEAIAAANEEAKEYAKQQPVVNCDERGFSQQNRDGNNPTEKKAWLWVLVTPWISLFLVTLSRSQEVAKQLIGETFTGYLGSDRYGSYSWVKSELRQLCWSHVLRDFQAMAERTGASQEIGTALLARGYRLFHWWHKVRDGTLSKELFIEAVELLRWGMHQELMSAAAIEIGWREKSPLAKTVRTCRKLLKVEAALWTFVYREGVEPTNNSAQRALRPAVIWRNLSFGSQSQAGSEFVSRMLTVNHSLKLQGRSVLDFLTQSCLAARLGEQPPSLIPVVQEPAVSNPRPLIFL, encoded by the coding sequence ATGCCCGTCCTCAAGCCCCAAGTAACAGAATACAGACTACATAGCCTAGAATGCGAACACTGCGGGTCAAAAAGCCGAGGGAAATTGCCAGCAGGAGTGACCGAGAAAAGCTATGGGGCAAGATTAGCCGCCTTAGTGGGAGTGCTAAGTGTCGAAGCAAGACAAAGCCATCGTCAGATACAAGGGCTGCTGAGAGAGGTATTTGGCATAGAGATAGGGAGAGGGACAATCAACAACATCAGGCAAGAAGTAAGTGAAGCCATAGCCGCCGCCAATGAAGAAGCGAAAGAATATGCCAAGCAACAACCGGTGGTGAACTGTGATGAGAGGGGATTTAGCCAGCAAAATCGGGATGGCAACAACCCAACAGAGAAGAAAGCATGGCTGTGGGTGCTGGTGACCCCATGGATAAGCCTATTTCTAGTCACCTTGAGTCGTAGCCAAGAAGTGGCCAAACAGTTAATCGGCGAGACATTCACGGGCTACTTAGGCAGTGACCGTTATGGCAGCTACAGTTGGGTGAAGTCAGAATTGCGACAACTATGTTGGTCTCATGTGCTGAGAGACTTTCAGGCGATGGCAGAAAGAACAGGGGCATCACAAGAAATCGGTACAGCATTACTAGCGAGAGGCTATCGCCTGTTTCATTGGTGGCACAAAGTCAGAGACGGCACGCTGTCGAAGGAGTTATTTATCGAAGCAGTAGAATTGCTCAGATGGGGAATGCACCAAGAATTAATGTCGGCGGCGGCTATCGAAATTGGTTGGCGCGAAAAATCGCCCCTCGCGAAAACAGTCCGTACCTGTCGAAAGTTGCTGAAAGTGGAGGCGGCTCTCTGGACGTTTGTCTATAGAGAGGGGGTGGAACCGACGAATAATTCAGCACAACGAGCTTTGCGACCAGCCGTAATTTGGCGTAACCTCAGCTTTGGTTCTCAGTCTCAAGCGGGGAGTGAGTTTGTGTCGAGAATGCTGACAGTCAATCATTCGTTGAAATTACAAGGGCGTTCTGTCTTAGATTTTCTGACGCAATCATGTCTAGCGGCTCGACTAGGGGAGCAGCCTCCTTCTCTAATTCCTGTTGTTCAGGAGCCCGCCGTCTCAAATCCTAGACCCTTGATTTTTTTGTAG
- a CDS encoding ISKra4 family transposase encodes MKTLVGEVEISQKQARKLKVSPKIVLSPGLEKCCLRASAKTSYQQAEEDIEELMGIKVGHSSLHRLVERTELPLAQAQSESAGVSIDGGKICLRGEEKEGGQWRDYKLVSLHGNVCEAFFQDPEGLKNWSNVQPLSPIVTFLGDGHPAIWNAVESFATQSWLIRREVLDWYHLKENLFKVGGSLKRLEAVEHLLWRGFVNKAIDAFDGVKSKRAKNFQAYLTKHYQRIPDYQYYQQLGIVIGSGDVESKIKQVGARVKLSGARWHLHNVSRILRLRCAYLNHSPLLSVNVLS; translated from the coding sequence ATCAAAACCCTAGTCGGAGAAGTGGAAATAAGCCAAAAACAAGCCAGAAAACTAAAGGTGTCGCCAAAAATCGTCTTAAGTCCAGGTTTAGAGAAATGCTGTCTAAGAGCCAGTGCGAAAACATCCTACCAACAAGCAGAAGAAGATATAGAGGAGTTGATGGGGATAAAAGTAGGACATAGCAGTTTACATCGCTTGGTAGAACGGACAGAACTGCCCTTAGCTCAAGCTCAGTCAGAGAGTGCGGGGGTCAGTATAGATGGGGGAAAGATTTGTCTGCGGGGCGAGGAGAAGGAAGGGGGACAGTGGCGAGATTATAAACTGGTGAGTCTTCATGGCAATGTCTGTGAAGCCTTTTTCCAAGACCCAGAGGGCTTAAAGAATTGGAGCAATGTTCAACCTTTGTCTCCAATAGTGACCTTTTTGGGAGATGGTCATCCCGCAATCTGGAATGCGGTAGAGAGTTTCGCCACTCAATCGTGGCTGATACGACGAGAGGTGTTGGATTGGTATCATCTCAAGGAGAATCTGTTCAAAGTGGGTGGCTCTCTCAAACGGCTAGAAGCAGTGGAGCATTTACTGTGGCGGGGTTTTGTGAACAAGGCAATAGATGCGTTTGATGGAGTCAAAAGCAAGAGGGCAAAGAATTTTCAAGCCTATTTGACGAAGCATTATCAGCGTATCCCTGATTACCAATACTATCAACAGCTTGGTATTGTGATTGGTTCTGGTGATGTGGAGTCTAAGATTAAACAGGTGGGAGCTAGGGTTAAATTGTCGGGAGCACGTTGGCATCTTCATAATGTTTCTCGTATTCTTCGGCTACGATGTGCTTATCTCAATCACTCTCCTCTTTTGAGTGTCAATGTATTATCTTAA
- a CDS encoding IS4 family transposase yields the protein MARQHPRRKGNPDLRRKTNQPGVEIPEITKELFELLEPTMFTPLKYLQGTHEKMMRDRVLNLPVMVALVLSIVYRQIAGISEAVRLLEEEGLLWVASLKVSKQAVSKRMMNVPAEIFAILLKEVLEKAAEKGKKLQVGEKWEKIREKFSAVWIADGSTLEQIRKNMKISKEEKSKLGGKIMMVVEAFTQRPVTLWYTENDKSNDKIWCEELAAKLPENGLILVDMGFFSFVWFDLLTEAKKFFLTRFRAGTSYKTKQVLSQGSHYRDEIIIMGNYRSNPCKHPVRLVSVLWGTIWYQYLTNVLSPEQLSAEEVCDLYRRRWTIEEAFLLTKRLLGLAYLWVGNKNGVQIQIICTLIFYTVLNQLVGEVAIALNQPKEKISVEMVFRSLYYVAKAIARGEKPDTVTYLAERAKLFGLVKAERKRHREKAALNQQIWEPIPLS from the coding sequence ATGGCAAGACAACATCCTCGGAGAAAAGGAAACCCAGACTTACGTCGTAAGACAAATCAGCCAGGGGTAGAAATCCCTGAAATAACAAAAGAGTTGTTTGAATTACTAGAACCCACAATGTTTACACCATTAAAATATTTACAGGGAACTCATGAGAAAATGATGAGAGATAGGGTATTAAATTTACCAGTAATGGTGGCATTAGTGTTAAGTATAGTGTATCGTCAAATAGCGGGTATAAGTGAAGCGGTAAGACTGTTAGAGGAAGAGGGATTGCTATGGGTAGCATCATTAAAAGTAAGCAAACAGGCAGTATCAAAAAGAATGATGAATGTGCCAGCCGAAATATTTGCAATATTACTAAAAGAAGTGTTAGAAAAAGCAGCCGAAAAAGGGAAGAAGCTCCAAGTAGGAGAAAAATGGGAAAAAATAAGAGAAAAGTTTAGTGCAGTGTGGATAGCAGATGGCTCAACGCTAGAGCAGATAAGGAAAAATATGAAAATAAGTAAAGAAGAAAAGAGTAAATTGGGGGGTAAAATAATGATGGTAGTGGAAGCCTTTACCCAAAGACCCGTTACTTTATGGTACACAGAAAATGATAAATCAAATGATAAAATATGGTGTGAAGAATTGGCAGCTAAATTACCAGAAAATGGTTTAATTCTCGTAGATATGGGATTTTTTAGCTTTGTGTGGTTTGATTTGTTAACAGAAGCTAAAAAGTTTTTTCTAACCAGATTTAGAGCGGGTACATCTTACAAAACCAAACAAGTATTGTCTCAAGGTAGTCATTACAGAGATGAGATTATCATTATGGGAAATTACCGTTCTAATCCTTGCAAGCATCCGGTGAGATTAGTCTCAGTATTATGGGGAACAATCTGGTATCAGTATTTAACAAATGTGTTGTCTCCCGAACAACTGTCCGCCGAAGAGGTCTGTGATTTATATCGAAGACGATGGACAATCGAAGAAGCCTTTTTATTAACGAAAAGACTTTTAGGACTAGCCTATTTATGGGTAGGGAATAAGAATGGTGTCCAAATCCAGATTATTTGCACTTTGATTTTCTATACGGTCTTAAATCAATTGGTAGGGGAAGTGGCGATTGCTCTAAATCAACCGAAAGAAAAAATCTCAGTAGAGATGGTGTTTCGGAGTCTATACTATGTAGCGAAGGCTATTGCTAGAGGAGAAAAGCCTGATACAGTAACCTATCTGGCTGAACGTGCTAAGTTATTTGGTTTGGTCAAAGCTGAGAGAAAGCGACATCGAGAAAAGGCCGCTCTCAATCAACAAATTTGGGAACCCATTCCTTTAAGTTGA
- a CDS encoding IS4 family transposase yields MTTAAVEEYKIMLSVGDTTFLDYRNIKEKREGYGPTGKGGNGLILHSALAIEPEKGQVLGLLWQKLWNREVKEKPPTDETAKQKKERQKEQRKAARQRPFEEKESYKWVEALNTCEKQVESSTRVIHVFDREGDVSEVFDSVRQLKHTGVLVRASHNRSLDKNSERLWQHLESEPIRFHQEIEIPSTGKRKARKVKLAVRFCSVNLRTPYRFDNRDPLNVYAVYATEIDCPEGETPLSWMLLTTEVVETIEMAVTILRWYTYRWRVEEFHKVLKSGCQSERYRLASDGMKTLLGFLSVIAVELLHVTYLHRTQPDALAIEILNPLQLQVLKAAASQKLPPILTVAWAVESVAFLGGYLEHRRKTPLGIQVLWRGWLKLHDLCQGWQLAIRT; encoded by the coding sequence ATGACAACTGCCGCCGTAGAAGAATATAAGATAATGCTATCAGTCGGAGATACGACCTTCTTAGATTATCGCAATATCAAGGAAAAAAGGGAAGGGTATGGGCCGACTGGAAAAGGAGGGAATGGATTAATACTGCATAGTGCTTTAGCAATTGAGCCAGAAAAAGGACAAGTATTAGGTTTATTATGGCAAAAACTGTGGAATAGGGAGGTAAAAGAAAAGCCCCCAACAGATGAAACGGCGAAGCAGAAAAAAGAAAGACAGAAAGAACAAAGAAAAGCAGCTCGTCAAAGACCATTTGAGGAAAAAGAATCCTACAAATGGGTAGAGGCTCTAAACACCTGTGAGAAACAGGTAGAAAGTTCAACGAGGGTAATTCATGTATTTGACAGAGAAGGAGATGTTTCAGAAGTCTTTGACTCAGTGCGTCAACTCAAGCATACAGGAGTGCTGGTCAGAGCGTCTCATAATCGTAGTTTAGACAAAAATAGTGAACGACTTTGGCAACATTTGGAATCAGAACCGATTCGTTTTCATCAAGAAATCGAGATTCCGAGTACAGGAAAAAGAAAAGCACGGAAGGTTAAGCTTGCCGTCCGATTTTGCTCAGTTAATCTACGAACTCCCTATCGTTTTGATAATCGTGACCCGTTGAATGTCTATGCTGTTTATGCGACAGAAATCGATTGTCCCGAAGGCGAAACTCCTTTATCTTGGATGCTTCTGACTACAGAAGTTGTTGAGACTATTGAGATGGCTGTCACTATTCTTCGTTGGTACACCTACCGATGGCGGGTTGAAGAATTTCATAAAGTCCTTAAGTCTGGTTGTCAGAGTGAGCGTTATCGACTTGCCTCTGATGGAATGAAAACTCTTTTGGGTTTTTTAAGTGTCATTGCTGTTGAACTTTTACACGTTACTTATCTTCATCGTACCCAGCCCGATGCTCTCGCGATTGAAATTCTTAATCCTCTTCAACTTCAGGTGTTAAAAGCAGCCGCCTCTCAAAAACTTCCCCCTATTTTGACTGTTGCTTGGGCTGTCGAGTCTGTTGCTTTTCTTGGTGGTTATCTTGAACATCGTCGTAAAACTCCTCTCGGTATCCAAGTCCTTTGGCGCGGTTGGTTGAAGTTGCATGACCTTTGCCAAGGCTGGCAGCTTGCAATCCGCACTTAA